In Bacillus cytotoxicus NVH 391-98, the following are encoded in one genomic region:
- a CDS encoding glycosyltransferase has translation MKILIVAYDAHPCEGGVDTYIQTLKSGLEKKGHLVDLVSYTDVKKLNQEDIKRIVEYQNALNSEFKGKVPEHVIRTEVKRFIHKQILNSVNSTYDVIHSQIGLLNSVIKEVFPNIPLVGTIHGCIYSETLMWEKNRKNAEFYKEYDDEAVNIPDKIITVSSYLDKNLPLIVPEKRLVIHNGINVSDFQVKQKNNQIIKIATTGNLYHLKGYDILLQALIALKKENLLYELTMFGDGSERDKLEQIVKMHQLPVKFKGHVPREVLQEELPKFDVFVQPSRLENFPFSVIEAMASGCAIICSKVNGMNEQVQHLKNGILFEPENSDQLSECLQYMIRNREETKRMGIQGRKDAEEKFSIDIMVEKHEEVYRQVAAIYSTTNNTSDGLCENKGLVNQNHWDTLYENLDIYKPAENDPFRVWINEHIPMGKGKSCIEIGCFPGRFLTIFGDAGYTLNGIDLTPKVESMPFYLSSLGYSIGQFKKQDFFSLDYSTTKHDIVCSFGFIEHFSNWLDVLLKHSEMVKENGYLVIEVPNFSGFPLRAMRMFLDFKNYEGHNTASMYPEVWEKILSLLDFEICFSGYFGEFDFWIDEIPDSLTKQKLISLIMESKPFFDSIDLPDCHIKPYCGLIAKKKTSKSVSAILTNKSIQETINNIVKKATREDQIKDLNIRKIYSFFELWCKYMDDKKVGRNL, from the coding sequence ATGAAAATACTAATAGTTGCTTATGATGCTCATCCATGTGAGGGAGGAGTAGATACTTATATTCAAACACTGAAAAGTGGGCTTGAAAAAAAAGGACATTTAGTAGATTTAGTTTCTTATACAGATGTGAAAAAGTTAAACCAAGAGGATATAAAACGTATAGTTGAATATCAAAATGCATTGAATAGTGAATTTAAGGGGAAAGTACCAGAACATGTAATACGAACAGAAGTAAAAAGATTTATTCACAAACAAATTTTAAACTCTGTAAACTCTACTTATGACGTAATTCACTCACAAATAGGTTTATTGAATTCGGTGATTAAGGAAGTCTTTCCGAATATCCCTTTAGTTGGGACAATTCATGGATGTATATATAGTGAAACGCTTATGTGGGAAAAGAATCGGAAAAATGCTGAATTTTATAAGGAATACGATGATGAAGCTGTAAATATTCCAGATAAAATTATTACTGTAAGCTCGTATTTAGATAAAAATTTACCACTAATTGTTCCTGAAAAACGCCTTGTTATTCATAACGGAATAAATGTTTCAGATTTTCAAGTTAAACAAAAAAATAATCAAATAATTAAAATTGCAACAACAGGTAATTTATATCATCTTAAGGGATATGATATACTTCTGCAAGCACTTATAGCATTAAAGAAAGAAAACCTATTATATGAATTAACAATGTTTGGTGATGGATCTGAAAGGGACAAACTAGAGCAAATAGTGAAAATGCATCAATTACCAGTTAAATTTAAGGGACACGTACCAAGGGAAGTATTACAAGAAGAATTGCCGAAATTTGATGTATTTGTACAACCATCCAGACTTGAAAATTTCCCTTTTTCTGTAATCGAGGCTATGGCGTCTGGATGTGCAATTATATGTAGTAAAGTAAACGGAATGAATGAACAAGTACAACATTTAAAGAATGGTATATTATTTGAACCTGAAAATAGTGACCAATTATCTGAATGCCTTCAATATATGATTAGAAATCGAGAAGAAACGAAAAGAATGGGAATTCAAGGGCGAAAAGATGCAGAAGAAAAATTTTCAATTGATATAATGGTTGAAAAACATGAAGAGGTTTACAGGCAAGTAGCTGCTATATATTCTACTACTAATAATACATCAGATGGTTTATGTGAGAATAAAGGGTTAGTAAACCAAAACCACTGGGATACACTATATGAAAACTTAGATATATATAAACCGGCTGAGAATGACCCTTTCCGAGTTTGGATTAATGAACATATTCCAATGGGAAAAGGAAAAAGTTGTATAGAAATCGGGTGTTTTCCAGGAAGGTTTCTAACGATTTTTGGTGATGCGGGTTACACTTTGAATGGTATAGACTTAACACCTAAAGTAGAAAGTATGCCTTTTTATCTATCATCGCTAGGATATTCTATTGGACAGTTTAAAAAACAAGATTTTTTCAGTTTGGATTATTCTACTACGAAGCATGATATTGTTTGCTCTTTTGGTTTTATAGAACATTTTTCAAATTGGCTGGATGTTTTATTAAAACATAGTGAAATGGTTAAGGAGAATGGATATTTAGTTATAGAAGTACCTAATTTCTCGGGCTTCCCATTGAGAGCTATGCGTATGTTTTTAGATTTTAAAAATTATGAAGGACATAATACAGCATCAATGTATCCTGAAGTATGGGAAAAGATACTTTCGCTGCTAGATTTTGAAATTTGTTTTTCAGGTTATTTTGGAGAATTTGATTTCTGGATAGATGAAATCCCGGACAGTCTAACTAAGCAAAAATTAATATCATTAATTATGGAATCTAAGCCGTTTTTTGATTCCATAGACTTACCAGATTGTCACATTAAACCGTATTGTGGTTTAATTGCGAAAAAAAAGACGTCAAAGTCGGTTTCAGCTATTTTAACCAACAAAAGTATACAAGAAACAATCAATAATATTGTGAAGAAGGCTACAAGAGAAGATCAGATTAAAGATTTGAATATCAGAAAAATATACTCATTTTTCGAATTATGGTGTAAATATATGGATGATAAAAAGGTAGGACGAAATTTGTGA
- a CDS encoding DNA-binding domain-containing protein, producing the protein MYHHKAINVLSLLQNMSNDKKNDTYLESEFKKIEKQFQVGYEELVDLYNRMVLFQIDIEKNGGMSAYEKSNITWLKSELELLYAVYQFCQRHDLNIANISKYISKKELNLFQKTESQLQNTYYKLKKEEIPFENIKKQKPGRKRKYVTVKETSPEWKQERREIASTDISKVGTEYNLVTVLSGIVDNFETISEHSEKKEYELHQFMEGIYKLSSIAAGRMKEETDTNDLEGELEFLRKENERLNREKEELLTDVKEITHHLIHFITSSDIDQIRSLPYFVDVCKQDLHKLGLYNAQDSKMKIMIDRNGQVMTVTQ; encoded by the coding sequence ATGTATCACCACAAAGCGATTAATGTATTAAGTCTTTTACAAAACATGTCAAATGATAAGAAAAACGATACATATTTAGAATCAGAATTTAAAAAAATCGAAAAACAATTTCAAGTTGGGTATGAAGAGCTAGTTGATTTATATAATAGAATGGTATTATTTCAAATAGATATTGAAAAAAATGGCGGGATGTCAGCATACGAAAAATCAAATATTACATGGTTAAAGTCTGAACTCGAGCTACTATATGCAGTGTATCAATTTTGTCAACGTCATGATTTAAACATTGCTAACATTTCAAAGTATATTAGTAAAAAAGAATTGAATCTTTTTCAAAAAACGGAGAGTCAATTACAAAATACGTATTATAAATTAAAAAAAGAAGAAATACCGTTTGAAAATATAAAAAAACAAAAGCCAGGACGTAAACGTAAATATGTAACGGTGAAAGAAACAAGCCCAGAGTGGAAACAAGAGCGAAGAGAAATAGCTAGTACAGATATTTCAAAAGTAGGGACGGAGTATAACCTTGTTACAGTACTTTCAGGAATTGTCGATAATTTTGAAACGATTAGCGAGCATAGTGAGAAAAAAGAGTATGAACTTCATCAGTTTATGGAAGGGATTTATAAGTTGTCTAGCATAGCCGCAGGGCGTATGAAAGAAGAGACTGATACGAATGATCTAGAAGGTGAACTTGAGTTCTTACGAAAGGAAAATGAGCGGTTAAATCGCGAAAAAGAAGAATTACTTACAGATGTGAAAGAAATAACACATCATTTGATTCATTTCATTACGAGTTCTGATATTGATCAAATTCGTTCGCTCCCGTATTTTGTAGATGTATGTAAACAAGATTTACATAAATTAGGATTGTACAATGCGCAAGATAGTAAAATGAAGATTATGATTGACCGCAATGGACAAGTGATGACAGTAACACAATAA
- a CDS encoding flagellar hook assembly protein FlgD, with protein MPSVGLNATNMNHMQATQTQAQTKAGTTTKADEQKTPGVMGKDDFLKLFLTSLQYQDPFNAMDMDQMMNQMSQMSLMEQVQNMTKAVNALKDTVNTTALDGGMKFLGKYILGPSTDGNQISGKVDAVRLAANNEIQLVVGDKIVLMKYVTNVSDKEIETIEKPEQKEDIKTETK; from the coding sequence GTGCCGAGTGTTGGATTAAATGCAACAAATATGAATCATATGCAAGCGACTCAAACACAAGCTCAAACGAAAGCAGGAACCACAACAAAAGCAGATGAGCAAAAAACACCTGGTGTTATGGGAAAAGATGATTTTTTAAAGCTTTTTTTAACAAGTTTGCAATATCAAGACCCATTTAATGCAATGGATATGGATCAAATGATGAATCAAATGTCACAAATGTCTCTAATGGAGCAGGTGCAAAATATGACAAAAGCAGTAAATGCTCTAAAAGATACTGTCAATACAACAGCGCTAGATGGTGGGATGAAGTTTCTAGGTAAGTATATATTAGGACCATCTACTGATGGAAACCAAATATCTGGAAAGGTAGATGCCGTACGATTAGCTGCGAACAATGAAATTCAACTTGTCGTAGGGGATAAAATTGTATTGATGAAATATGTGACGAATGTATCAGATAAAGAGATAGAGACAATTGAGAAACCAGAACAAAAAGAAGATATAAAGACAGAAACTAAGTAA
- a CDS encoding chemotaxis protein — MSQAQSILLESGTNELEIVTYTVGENLFSINVMKVREIINPFPVTSVPESHHAVEGVVQVRGEILPVINLATALNLKSTKPLDQTKFIISELNQMKVIFRVDEVHRIQRISWEQIDEPSSLSMGLEETTSGIVKLDGKIILLLDYEKIVCEISNTSYEANKLSGLEQKTDRAEKIIYIAEDSAMLRQILEETLSAAGYTKMNFFSNGAEALAQIEKLAKEQGEKMFEHIHLLITDIEMPKMDGHHLTKVIKDHEVMNKLPVVIFSSLITNELYHKGESVGANAQVSKPDIQELIGLVDKLVL, encoded by the coding sequence ATGTCACAAGCGCAAAGTATTTTATTAGAAAGCGGAACAAATGAATTAGAAATCGTTACATATACTGTTGGCGAAAATTTATTTAGTATTAACGTAATGAAAGTGCGCGAAATTATTAATCCATTTCCTGTCACATCTGTGCCAGAATCTCATCATGCGGTTGAAGGTGTTGTGCAAGTACGTGGTGAAATCTTACCAGTTATTAATCTTGCGACAGCGTTAAATTTAAAATCTACAAAACCACTGGATCAAACAAAGTTTATTATTTCAGAACTCAATCAAATGAAAGTTATTTTCCGAGTAGATGAAGTGCACCGTATTCAGCGTATTTCTTGGGAACAAATTGATGAGCCATCTTCTTTATCAATGGGGCTTGAAGAAACAACATCTGGAATTGTAAAATTGGATGGAAAAATTATTTTATTATTAGATTATGAAAAAATTGTTTGTGAGATTAGTAATACTAGCTATGAAGCAAATAAACTTTCAGGACTAGAACAAAAAACAGATCGTGCAGAAAAAATTATCTACATTGCGGAAGATTCAGCAATGCTTCGTCAAATCTTAGAAGAAACGTTATCAGCAGCAGGATATACAAAAATGAATTTCTTCAGTAATGGTGCAGAAGCTTTAGCGCAAATTGAAAAGTTGGCGAAGGAACAAGGAGAAAAAATGTTTGAGCATATTCATTTGCTTATCACAGATATTGAAATGCCAAAAATGGATGGACATCATTTAACAAAAGTAATTAAAGATCATGAAGTAATGAACAAATTACCAGTCGTTATCTTCTCTTCTCTTATTACAAATGAACTATACCATAAAGGTGAATCTGTTGGAGCGAATGCACAAGTAAGTAAACCAGATATTCAAGAATTAATCGGTTTAGTTGATAAGCTTGTTTTATAA
- a CDS encoding tetratricopeptide repeat-containing glycosyltransferase family 2 protein — MKPFISACLIVKNEEDMLRKCLESLQGGVDEIVVVDTGSTDTTKEIAKEFTDKVYDFEWTNDFAEARNFAASKASGEWILAIDADECVDPKNLAAAIEEIQSHDNKFDVYAVEINSFSDKYGENLSMNHMQRIYKNNGEFHFSGAIHEQIVEKGEGRQELVFSALKLYHYGYLPNVVKKKNKRKRNMDILKKALKSNNNDGFTYFNYGQELRSLGKTKEALESFIKAYQNKEDVYEEWVSRCLYFIVEMLVELKRYEEAIVIINDAEEVFSTAPDFPFWKGEIYFKQKRFDDAKEVYTHIISNNMIYQNAVFNAGAKTFLPHVRLGEIYTQERQHQQALQHYVEALNENDSSVKIIVNIISLLSKYHTPEEIYDFISTRQIIKSDYIRTEVLKLLLDLGLGKVALLLMNDFINQQQLLIHSLQLKANMIIAEEPLQFTIDNLMYGIQMEVFDIADLIVLYAMTKDAHVQNILENSKFKHVFYNLFNKTKNAKKLKQDEYLPILEKAICFQKEEFVEKLISYTSLFPKQIYAKIADLFYNNAYEEIAMDFYQLSDENHVTKQGYVNIIEYLLMHENQEEAYRIALEALQKFKADFRFYKYSIEIEQGDTEGIISKAIQEFSDSNWLKGKLLMSI, encoded by the coding sequence ATGAAACCATTTATATCAGCATGTTTAATCGTAAAGAATGAAGAAGATATGTTAAGAAAATGTTTAGAATCTCTGCAAGGTGGAGTGGATGAGATTGTTGTAGTTGATACAGGTTCAACAGATACTACAAAAGAAATTGCAAAAGAGTTTACAGATAAAGTATATGACTTTGAATGGACAAATGATTTTGCGGAAGCACGTAATTTTGCAGCTTCTAAAGCAAGTGGTGAATGGATTCTTGCAATTGATGCGGATGAATGTGTAGATCCAAAGAATCTTGCTGCTGCAATAGAGGAAATCCAATCGCATGATAATAAATTTGATGTGTATGCAGTTGAAATTAATAGTTTTTCGGATAAATATGGAGAGAATTTATCCATGAATCATATGCAAAGGATTTACAAAAATAACGGAGAATTTCATTTTTCGGGAGCTATTCATGAACAAATTGTAGAAAAAGGAGAAGGACGACAAGAATTAGTCTTTTCAGCATTAAAACTTTATCATTATGGATATTTACCAAATGTAGTTAAGAAGAAAAATAAACGAAAGAGAAATATGGATATTCTAAAGAAAGCATTAAAATCTAATAACAATGATGGTTTTACTTATTTTAACTACGGACAAGAGCTTAGAAGCTTAGGAAAAACAAAAGAAGCATTGGAGTCATTTATAAAGGCTTATCAGAATAAAGAAGATGTTTATGAAGAATGGGTAAGTAGATGCTTATATTTTATTGTTGAGATGTTAGTGGAATTAAAGCGTTATGAAGAAGCAATCGTAATTATTAATGATGCAGAAGAAGTCTTTTCTACAGCACCGGACTTTCCGTTTTGGAAAGGTGAGATTTATTTTAAACAAAAACGTTTTGATGATGCGAAAGAAGTATATACACACATTATTTCTAATAATATGATATATCAAAATGCAGTTTTCAATGCTGGAGCAAAAACATTCCTTCCACATGTAAGGCTTGGTGAAATCTATACACAAGAAAGACAACATCAACAAGCTTTACAACATTATGTAGAAGCACTAAATGAAAATGATTCATCCGTTAAAATCATTGTAAATATTATTAGCTTATTAAGTAAATATCATACTCCAGAAGAAATATATGATTTTATAAGCACCCGTCAGATTATTAAATCAGATTATATTCGTACCGAAGTATTAAAACTGTTACTAGATTTAGGTTTAGGAAAAGTAGCATTGCTACTTATGAATGACTTTATAAATCAACAACAGTTACTTATTCATTCGTTGCAATTGAAAGCAAATATGATTATTGCGGAAGAACCCCTACAATTTACAATAGATAATTTGATGTATGGTATACAAATGGAAGTATTCGATATAGCGGACCTTATTGTATTATATGCAATGACAAAAGATGCACATGTTCAAAATATATTAGAAAATTCTAAATTTAAACATGTATTTTACAATTTATTTAATAAAACAAAAAATGCGAAGAAACTAAAACAAGATGAATATTTACCAATCTTAGAGAAAGCAATATGTTTTCAAAAGGAAGAATTTGTAGAAAAACTCATTTCGTACACAAGTTTATTTCCAAAGCAAATTTATGCTAAAATTGCTGATTTATTTTATAACAATGCATATGAAGAAATTGCAATGGATTTTTATCAGTTATCAGATGAAAATCATGTTACTAAGCAAGGATATGTGAATATTATTGAATATTTGCTTATGCATGAGAATCAAGAAGAAGCCTATCGTATTGCTCTTGAAGCACTACAGAAATTTAAAGCAGATTTTCGCTTTTATAAGTATAGTATAGAGATAGAACAAGGCGATACGGAAGGAATTATATCAAAAGCGATTCAGGAATTCTCTGATAGTAATTGGTTGAAGGGAAAATTGTTGATGTCTATTTAA
- a CDS encoding flagellin: MKIGTNIQVLQMLNQNETYGNQTAEHSTTRKRMNHTANNDNELVLATRMHVREQQVHIAIRNNENAISLLRRMDTSLQTINRILIRMRDIAVHTVSGINSSVNQNALDKEFQELIKQIGYINDTNSFHDIPFFKYGDKLENVVHILRKTVNLSSSSLRKHQKINDSTSSTPTNITVSTAIANIELALQTLSRYQENIGIIIKRLQSDVDCLTNHATTMITASSRMEDANIVQEMSKCVKDRLLTEITLSTISQANQVPQMILTLLQL, from the coding sequence ATGAAAATTGGAACAAATATACAAGTTCTACAAATGCTAAATCAAAACGAAACATACGGAAACCAGACAGCAGAACACTCTACAACCAGAAAACGAATGAATCATACTGCTAACAATGATAACGAGCTTGTTCTTGCAACAAGAATGCATGTGAGAGAGCAACAAGTGCATATAGCAATTCGCAATAATGAAAATGCTATTTCGTTATTACGCAGGATGGACACTTCTTTACAAACCATTAACCGTATATTAATACGAATGCGTGATATTGCTGTACACACGGTCAGCGGGATAAATTCTAGTGTAAATCAAAATGCTCTAGACAAAGAGTTTCAAGAGCTTATAAAACAAATTGGCTATATAAATGATACAAATTCTTTTCATGACATTCCATTTTTTAAATATGGAGATAAACTAGAAAACGTAGTTCATATTCTTAGAAAGACTGTGAATCTTTCATCTTCTTCATTACGAAAACATCAAAAAATTAATGATTCTACTTCGTCTACACCAACTAATATCACAGTCTCAACCGCTATTGCTAACATAGAATTAGCCTTACAAACCCTCTCACGCTATCAAGAAAATATTGGCATTATAATAAAGCGCTTACAATCTGATGTTGATTGTTTAACTAATCATGCAACCACTATGATTACTGCTAGTTCTCGTATGGAAGATGCCAATATAGTACAGGAAATGAGTAAGTGTGTAAAAGATAGACTCTTAACAGAGATCACATTAAGTACGATTTCACAAGCAAATCAAGTGCCACAAATGATATTAACGTTACTACAATTATAA
- the flgE gene encoding flagellar hook protein FlgE, whose protein sequence is MIKSLYTSISGMSAMQNALSVTSNNIANAQTVGYKKQKAVFDDLLYNNTVGAKGDDTKAGTNPKSIGNGVKFSGTSTDYNGGSITMTGINGQVAIEGNGFFVVGDSQGNGVQYTRKGTFGKSENNYIVNGEGQYVLAYKLDEDGKPDTSHPAGPISIPLGSAIDGEVSSKGSLIGNLSRDNKKIIHDFPVFNKSGDNITMRVQIEQVTELVDPDLPIGADGKPILPKDDKGNPIKPEKVEKPVPGKYKYTVLTRNNSKNEKEFTPIADDKAPGEKKPTLTKTLEFDPITGKLTRTDEAVVRDPVTKEVIKGGQVDIPFGGDTFKLNLSQLTNLPTKDTLDHKDVNGRAAAVAMDYKISDNGYVMVTYSDNSTRAVSQLAVATFKNQDGLMKVGNGNYVPTASAGDPFIGVAEQNGAGKIIGGAQEGSNVDLSVEFVDLMLYQRGFQGNAKVIKVSDDVLNEVVNLIR, encoded by the coding sequence ATGATTAAATCATTATATACAAGTATTTCAGGCATGAGTGCAATGCAAAACGCATTAAGTGTTACATCTAATAATATTGCTAATGCACAAACAGTAGGATATAAAAAACAAAAAGCTGTGTTTGATGATTTATTATATAACAATACAGTAGGTGCTAAAGGTGATGACACAAAGGCTGGAACAAATCCAAAAAGTATCGGTAATGGTGTGAAATTTAGTGGAACATCCACGGATTACAATGGTGGTTCCATTACAATGACAGGTATAAATGGCCAAGTTGCAATAGAAGGGAATGGCTTTTTTGTTGTAGGTGATTCTCAAGGAAATGGTGTTCAATATACACGTAAAGGAACATTTGGTAAATCTGAAAATAATTATATTGTCAATGGAGAAGGTCAGTATGTATTGGCCTACAAGCTAGACGAAGATGGGAAGCCAGACACTTCACATCCAGCAGGTCCAATTTCAATTCCATTAGGTTCAGCAATTGACGGAGAAGTATCCAGTAAAGGTTCATTGATAGGTAACCTTTCTAGGGATAACAAGAAGATTATACATGATTTTCCAGTGTTTAATAAATCTGGGGATAACATTACTATGCGTGTACAGATTGAACAAGTTACGGAGCTCGTAGATCCAGACTTACCGATAGGTGCTGATGGTAAACCAATATTACCAAAAGATGATAAAGGTAATCCGATAAAACCAGAAAAGGTAGAAAAGCCAGTTCCAGGTAAGTACAAGTATACTGTGTTAACACGTAATAACTCAAAAAATGAAAAAGAATTTACTCCAATTGCGGATGATAAAGCACCTGGAGAGAAAAAACCAACTTTAACGAAAACTCTTGAATTTGATCCTATTACTGGTAAATTAACAAGAACTGATGAGGCTGTTGTACGTGATCCAGTGACAAAAGAGGTTATAAAAGGAGGACAAGTAGATATTCCATTTGGTGGGGACACTTTCAAGTTAAATTTAAGCCAGCTGACAAATTTGCCAACGAAAGATACATTGGATCATAAAGATGTAAATGGTAGGGCAGCAGCAGTAGCAATGGATTATAAGATTTCTGATAATGGTTATGTAATGGTAACTTATTCAGATAATAGTACTCGGGCTGTTTCTCAGTTAGCAGTAGCGACATTCAAAAATCAAGATGGTTTAATGAAAGTAGGAAATGGTAACTATGTTCCAACAGCATCTGCAGGTGATCCATTTATTGGTGTTGCTGAACAAAATGGTGCTGGAAAAATAATAGGTGGTGCACAAGAAGGCTCTAACGTTGACTTATCTGTTGAATTTGTTGACTTAATGCTATATCAACGTGGATTCCAAGGAAATGCAAAGGTAATTAAAGTGTCGGATGACGTATTAAACGAAGTTGTAAATTTAATTCGATAA
- a CDS encoding DUF3964 family protein, producing the protein MTRQERILQLPFFQDKPELAKQIIKIEQEEHRYLPDQFEIKKIPPYTFGERQAVIGRIHEFYFVGIYSENNWKYQAFTDVMKCREFFINLSSITEQQLAFWFNNIELLAAS; encoded by the coding sequence ATGACAAGACAAGAACGAATTTTACAATTACCTTTTTTTCAAGATAAGCCAGAACTTGCAAAACAAATTATAAAAATAGAACAAGAAGAACATCGCTATTTGCCGGATCAATTTGAAATAAAGAAAATTCCGCCTTATACATTTGGAGAAAGACAAGCTGTTATTGGGAGAATTCATGAATTTTATTTTGTAGGTATTTATAGTGAAAACAATTGGAAATATCAAGCTTTTACAGATGTGATGAAGTGCCGGGAATTTTTTATTAATCTGTCAAGTATTACAGAACAACAATTGGCATTTTGGTTCAATAACATTGAACTACTAGCTGCTTCTTAA
- the fliK gene encoding flagellar hook-length control protein FliK, translated as MINPVLPVQLRSPLQNEKQVGLKLKDEDVSFLTKMNEESLTDNKTEEKLKETKEENVSQTQVAVSDIYRMENDNIEAPFTLKEKIEEKQKMEKLLLEISDQALAMEQLRMQPELLYQYIQKIQELYKKHGNIKIDELPAKEIQQLQAFLKDFNIKNVICLEDTIQMMLEKVTSLENMLCSFESIQKESCDITKVSALGSPMNQADFENQQMEKNDMLKEAFANTEDKEKVQKEALDGLEENLESKEDPIKNKSIGESNINSILAGNDAVVKKGDVQLKMPKVSLSDLGNKMEAKVEALQKFIVKQERVLFQLNPEKLGTLTVYMKKQGSHIQVHVEMDKQDAKKRVEMIFDELKFKLKEKEIHIELSYANRDQQRQQQEREQAQKQRKVVMKKAKRTEEDFAGLLEG; from the coding sequence ATGATTAATCCTGTACTTCCAGTGCAGCTTCGCTCGCCTCTGCAAAATGAAAAACAGGTAGGATTGAAGTTGAAAGATGAAGATGTTTCATTTTTAACTAAAATGAATGAAGAGTCACTAACTGATAATAAAACAGAAGAGAAACTTAAGGAAACAAAAGAGGAGAATGTATCACAAACACAGGTTGCGGTATCCGATATTTACCGAATGGAAAATGATAACATAGAAGCTCCCTTTACACTTAAGGAGAAAATAGAAGAGAAACAAAAGATGGAAAAATTGCTATTGGAAATTTCTGACCAAGCACTGGCAATGGAACAGTTACGTATGCAACCAGAATTGTTATATCAATACATACAAAAAATACAAGAGTTATATAAAAAACATGGAAATATAAAGATAGATGAGTTACCAGCAAAAGAGATTCAACAACTACAGGCGTTTTTAAAAGACTTTAATATTAAAAATGTTATATGTTTAGAAGATACAATTCAAATGATGCTAGAGAAAGTAACTTCATTAGAAAATATGTTATGCTCTTTTGAATCTATTCAAAAAGAATCATGCGATATAACGAAAGTAAGTGCTCTCGGCTCACCAATGAATCAAGCAGACTTTGAAAATCAACAAATGGAAAAAAACGACATGTTAAAAGAAGCATTTGCTAATACAGAAGATAAAGAAAAGGTTCAAAAGGAAGCTCTTGATGGGTTAGAAGAGAATTTAGAAAGTAAGGAAGATCCTATAAAGAACAAATCAATTGGAGAATCGAATATAAATTCCATTCTTGCTGGAAATGATGCGGTTGTAAAAAAAGGTGACGTGCAATTAAAAATGCCAAAAGTTTCACTTTCAGATTTAGGGAATAAAATGGAGGCGAAAGTAGAGGCGTTACAGAAATTTATTGTCAAGCAAGAAAGAGTATTATTTCAATTAAATCCTGAAAAACTTGGAACATTAACCGTATATATGAAAAAACAAGGTAGTCATATTCAAGTCCATGTTGAAATGGATAAACAAGATGCGAAAAAAAGAGTTGAAATGATTTTTGATGAATTAAAGTTCAAATTGAAAGAGAAAGAGATTCATATTGAATTAAGTTATGCAAATAGGGATCAACAGCGCCAGCAACAAGAGCGTGAGCAAGCACAGAAACAAAGAAAAGTTGTAATGAAAAAAGCAAAACGTACAGAAGAAGATTTTGCTGGTTTATTGGAGGGATAA